The Helianthus annuus cultivar XRQ/B chromosome 16, HanXRQr2.0-SUNRISE, whole genome shotgun sequence genome includes a window with the following:
- the LOC110916979 gene encoding uncharacterized protein LOC110916979 isoform X2 codes for MPIQNTHQPSLDGNGNGNGSNPALNFNSCVSIDMKKFSQWELYALSRSSSDGPDEGNDVVKKVDSDSRYTGSTAAVNSTPRRIYAFSYRRGYRRRVPDDVSDGDADVQVRENKLILNSLRRLVTDGEAYDSRGTAVPAHGSRASAAPAYDSRGTAVPVVAVEENPSGVKKRKRKRKVENESEYKGLDFVDVNGEMIDLKYLVCEADGVFEARLNRMTEGMAREDEFLGFLNGLDGRWGSTRRRRKYVDAALFVKALPVGWKVLLSLRPRVRQPSLYCRRFVSPSDEHFKSCKDVAFYLKSQFETNNANPAEVGLGSGALVHISSHPASKINLLESNSLHKVPTHNLIKCNICRDSFTSIDELESHMQNYHMINSQRLDMDALTRKRSVPHGLLLIREPKYPPSIIQNSVTQKTAVENKAFFDIASKHIALVDSPAMLQEGIRIRCSDF; via the exons ATGCCGATTCAAAACACTCATCAACCATCACTTGACGGTAACGGTAACGGTAACGGTAGTAATCCGGCATTGAACTTCAACTCGTGTGTGAGTATAGATATGAAGAAATTCTCTCAGTGGGAGCTTTACGCACTTTCTCGCTCTTCATCCGACGGTCCTGACGAAGGAAACGACGTCGTAAAGAAAGTCGACTCCGATTCCCGGTATACCGGCTCAACCGCCGCCGTTAACTCCACTCCAAGGAGAATTTACGCCTTCTCCTACCGCCGTGGATATCGCCGTCGCGTTCCCGATGACGTCAGCGACGGCGACGCTGACGTACAGGTGAGGGAGAACAAGTTGATTTTGAATTCGTTACGGAGATTAGTTACGGACGGAGAGGCGTACGATAGCAGAGGCACAGCGGTTCCGGCGCACGGTAGCAGAGCATCGGCTGCTCCGGCGTACGATAGCAGAGGCACGGCGGTTccggtggtggcggtggaggaaAACCCTAGCGGagtgaagaagaggaagaggaagaggaaagTGGAGAATGAGAGTGAATATAAGGGTTTAGATTTTGTTGATGTGAATGGAGAGATGATTGATTTGAAATATTTGGTGTGTGAGGCTGATGGTGTGTTTGAAGCTAGATTGAATAGGATGACTGAGGGGATGGCGAGGGAGGATGAGTTTCTAGGGTTTTTGAACGGTTTGGACGGCCGGTGGGGGAGTACTAGGAGGCGGAGGAAGTATGTCGATGCTGCGCTGTTTGTGAAAGCGTTGCCGGTTGGGTGGAAGGTGTTGCTGTCGTTACGCCCTCGGGTTCGACAGCCGTCACTTTATTGCCGGAGATTCGTCAG TCCGTCGGATGAACACTTTAAATCTTGCAAAGACGTTGCATTCTACTTGAAATCTCAATTCGAAACAAATAATGCTAATCCTGCTGAAGTGGGTCTTGGATCA GGAGCTCTAGTTCATATATCATCTCATCCTGCTTCAAAAATCAACCTTTTGGAAAGTAACAGCTTGCATAAAGTTCCaacacacaatctgatcaagtgTAATATCTGTAGGGATTCATTTACATCCATAGATGAATTAGAATCGCATATGCAAAACTATCATATGATAAACAGTCAAAGGTTAGATATGGATGCTTTGACCAGAAAACGCTCAGTACCCCACGGTCTGCTTCTCATTCGAGAGCCCAAGTATCCGCCCTCAATCATTCAGAATTCTGTAACACAGAAAACAGCTGTTGAAAATAAG
- the LOC110916979 gene encoding uncharacterized protein LOC110916979 isoform X1, with amino-acid sequence MPIQNTHQPSLDGNGNGNGSNPALNFNSCVSIDMKKFSQWELYALSRSSSDGPDEGNDVVKKVDSDSRYTGSTAAVNSTPRRIYAFSYRRGYRRRVPDDVSDGDADVQVRENKLILNSLRRLVTDGEAYDSRGTAVPAHGSRASAAPAYDSRGTAVPVVAVEENPSGVKKRKRKRKVENESEYKGLDFVDVNGEMIDLKYLVCEADGVFEARLNRMTEGMAREDEFLGFLNGLDGRWGSTRRRRKYVDAALFVKALPVGWKVLLSLRPRVRQPSLYCRRFVSPSDEHFKSCKDVAFYLKSQFETNNANPAEVGLGSGALVHISSHPASKINLLESNSLHKVPTHNLIKCNICRDSFTSIDELESHMQNYHMINSQRLDMDALTRKRSVPHGLLLIREPKYPPSIIQNSVTQKTAVENKAESVIATLNFGSAVLGSLPVRYLNPIKKKSYQIDSYMLLF; translated from the exons ATGCCGATTCAAAACACTCATCAACCATCACTTGACGGTAACGGTAACGGTAACGGTAGTAATCCGGCATTGAACTTCAACTCGTGTGTGAGTATAGATATGAAGAAATTCTCTCAGTGGGAGCTTTACGCACTTTCTCGCTCTTCATCCGACGGTCCTGACGAAGGAAACGACGTCGTAAAGAAAGTCGACTCCGATTCCCGGTATACCGGCTCAACCGCCGCCGTTAACTCCACTCCAAGGAGAATTTACGCCTTCTCCTACCGCCGTGGATATCGCCGTCGCGTTCCCGATGACGTCAGCGACGGCGACGCTGACGTACAGGTGAGGGAGAACAAGTTGATTTTGAATTCGTTACGGAGATTAGTTACGGACGGAGAGGCGTACGATAGCAGAGGCACAGCGGTTCCGGCGCACGGTAGCAGAGCATCGGCTGCTCCGGCGTACGATAGCAGAGGCACGGCGGTTccggtggtggcggtggaggaaAACCCTAGCGGagtgaagaagaggaagaggaagaggaaagTGGAGAATGAGAGTGAATATAAGGGTTTAGATTTTGTTGATGTGAATGGAGAGATGATTGATTTGAAATATTTGGTGTGTGAGGCTGATGGTGTGTTTGAAGCTAGATTGAATAGGATGACTGAGGGGATGGCGAGGGAGGATGAGTTTCTAGGGTTTTTGAACGGTTTGGACGGCCGGTGGGGGAGTACTAGGAGGCGGAGGAAGTATGTCGATGCTGCGCTGTTTGTGAAAGCGTTGCCGGTTGGGTGGAAGGTGTTGCTGTCGTTACGCCCTCGGGTTCGACAGCCGTCACTTTATTGCCGGAGATTCGTCAG TCCGTCGGATGAACACTTTAAATCTTGCAAAGACGTTGCATTCTACTTGAAATCTCAATTCGAAACAAATAATGCTAATCCTGCTGAAGTGGGTCTTGGATCA GGAGCTCTAGTTCATATATCATCTCATCCTGCTTCAAAAATCAACCTTTTGGAAAGTAACAGCTTGCATAAAGTTCCaacacacaatctgatcaagtgTAATATCTGTAGGGATTCATTTACATCCATAGATGAATTAGAATCGCATATGCAAAACTATCATATGATAAACAGTCAAAGGTTAGATATGGATGCTTTGACCAGAAAACGCTCAGTACCCCACGGTCTGCTTCTCATTCGAGAGCCCAAGTATCCGCCCTCAATCATTCAGAATTCTGTAACACAGAAAACAGCTGTTGAAAATAAG